GAAGAGACCACACCGGACAGCTGGCGGGCACAGTGAACCCCGAAAAGACGGCGCTCGAGCTGGCCGACGACGCTTTCGCGGCCCCGGATCCGGGGTACGGCGCGCGGCTGGCGGCGATCCGCGCCCCCGCGGCGGCCGACGGGGTGGCGGTGCTGGTCGATCTCCACGGAGCGCTCGTGGACCTGCGGTTCGACCGGTGGGCGCTGAACCGGTCACCGGGGGAGCTGGCGGCGACGATCCGGCGGCTGGCTTCGGAGGCCGGCGCGGACGCCCTGCGGCAGGGACGCGAGCTGCTGGGGGACCTGCTGCCGGGGGAAGCCGGGGGCGGCTCGGAAGGCCCGCGGATCGGGGTGCGGCCCGCGAGCGAGCCGCACGGCGTGGCGGGCGGACCGGAGATCCGGCCGCGGCGGGACCCCGACCCCGACGATTTCCTGCCGGTGACCTGGGCGACCTGACCGCGGGGTCGTGAGTGGGAAACAGGGTTAGAACACTGTTTCCCACTCACGACCGGCCGCGGCAGACGCGGGTCAGCGGGCGTCGTCGACCATCCGCGCCACGCGGTCGGCCAGCCAGGCACCGTCGGCGGGCGTGACCATCACCCACGGCTCACCGGCCACGTCCTCCGGCGTCACCGCGTACCTCCCGGCCGCCGTGTCGAACCAGGCCAGGACCGGGGTGCGGCCCGCCGGGCCGGTCGCGGCCAGCTGGCCCGCCGCGTACCGCTCCGCCGTGACCAGCGTCGCCAGCGGCCGCACCGCGCGGCCGGTGATCCCGGCCGCGCCCAAGGCCCGCTCGAACGCGTCGTACCCGCCGCGCGCGTAGGCGTCCATCGCCGCCGAGTACGCCGCGCGGGGGAGGCGGAGCTGGTCGCCCGGGCCCGCCCCGAGGTCGCCCAGCATCCGGGCCACCGCGGGGACCAGATCGGCCGGGCGCAACGGTTCCAGCACCAGGTCACGCTCGTCCAGCACGGCGAGCACCCCGGCCGCGTCCCGCACCGCCGCGAGCAACCGCCACGGCGCTTCGCCCAGCACCAGCGCGTCGACGCTCAGCGACGGCGCACCCAGCAGTACGAACAGGTCCGCCAGCTCCGGGTCGACGTCGTCGCCGTCCGTGAGGCCCACCTCGGTGAGGCCGGCGAAGACGCGCACGCCCAGGTCGTCGCGCTCGGCGTGGGTGGCGCCGTGCGCCGGCACGTCGAACGGGTACGGCGGTGGCCCGCCCGGCCCCAGGTCCTCCCAGAGGAGATCGAACTCCAGATGCGACAGGATCACTCCGGCCGCCGTCGCGGTGCGCCGCGCCATGGTCCCCCTTCCCGTGGTGAGCGACGGCCGTCGGGCACGATGGTGCCGATGGCCGAGCCGCAGTCGATGGACGTCCCCGCGAGCGGGTACCTCGTCGTCCGCGCTTCCGGCGCGGCGGCCGCGCGTGCGGCGATCCTCGGTGGCAGCGGCGACCCCGAAGGCATCCAGCTGCTGCTGCGCTGCCCCGTCCCGCGGGCGGTCGCCGAGTCCGGCGCGAAGCTGACGTACGCCGACGCGACGCTGCACCTCCAGCCGTCCGGCGTCGTGCTGCTGACCGTCGCGGCGGCAAAGCTGACCCTCTCGTTCGCGGAGCTGCGGCCGCTGATGTTCCGGCCGGTCGAGGTCGACGCGCCGTTGCGCGCGTTGTTCGCCGGAGCGGTGGCGCACGTCCTGGCGGCCGGCCCGCGGCTCGACCCGCACGGGCTCGCCCACCACCTGCTGGGCCTGGCCGAGCTCGTGCTGCGCAGCGCGCTGCGCGTCGAACTCGACCGCGTCGACGCTTTGGCGGCGCGAAGGCGCGAAGCGCTCGAGTACATGCGCGCGCACCTCGGCGAGCAGTCGCTCAGCGCGGACAAGATCGCCGAAGCGCTGTACATCTCGCGCCGGCGGCTGTACCAGCTCTTCGACGACGGCCAGGGCGTGTCGGAACGGCTGAAGGGCCTGCGGGTCGAGCGGGCGAAGGCGTTGCTGGCGGACCCGGCGAAGGCGGCGCGGGGGATCGCGGAGATCGCGCGCGACTGCGGGTTCACCAGCGCCCCGCACTTCTCGCGGACGTTCCGCCGCGCGACGGGCCGGACCCCGCGCGAGTTCCGCGAGCAGGCTCTGCGGGGGTGAGGTCGACGCCGGCGACGAGCGTCCCGGCCAGGCCGGCGACCTCCAGCCAGCCGCGGCCGCCGGGGGAGTGGAGCGTGAACACGGCCGCGCGCGGCCGGTCCGGATCGAGGACGACGGCCTGCAGCTGCGCGCCGGACAGGCCGATCCGCTCGACGATCACCACCGGGTAGCCGCGGCCGGTCCGCGCGTGGCTGACCTCGCGGATGCCCGGGGTCGTGTCGGCGACGAAGTGACCGAGGTCCGCGGCGTCGTCGACGGTGGCGTCCACCGCGACGACTCCGGCGATGAGCAGCGCGGGGTCGGCATCGCGGTGCTCGACCAGGGCCAGCAGCCCGGCCCGCTGCTCGTGGGCGATCTCCGCGCACTGGACGGCGGCCGCCTCCAGGCCGAGGTCCCGGGCTGCGTCGGGGCCGCGCAGGCGGGCCATCAGCGCGTGCAGCTCGGCGGTGGTGCGCGCGACCGAGTCCAGGCTCACCGGGGTGATCCCCGGAACGGCGGGCAGTTTCACCGGCCACCCAGTGCCGCGGTGAACGCGCCGACCGCACCCGCCGGCGGGGCCACCGGCACGACGGGGGTCTTCGCGACGGTGACGCCGAGCTCTCGTCCGAGAGCCGAGAACGTCTCCAGATGCGTTGTCACGCCACGGAAGTCGGGTGCGCTCGGCAGGGGGGCACCGTCGCCGAGGGCCCGCAGCCGGTCGGCGACGCGGGCCGCTTCGGCTGTGTGGCCGCGTTCCAGCTCGCGGGCTTCGGCGAGGACGCGGTCGAGGTCGTCCTGCCGGGCCGCGAGCCGGGTGCGGGCCGCGGTGAGGTCCGGGTGCCTGGCGGGGGAGAACTGCGCCTCGGTTTCGGCCTGCTCGACGTCGTCCCGGGCGCCGGTCACGGCCTGGCGTGCGGCGGTGGCCCGGTGGTCGAGTTCTTCGGCCCGGCGGTGGTGGGCGAGGAGGGTGCCGGCCCAGTCGTCGAGGATCGCGGCGGCCGCGCGCAGGGCTTGGGGGACGGCGGCGAGGCCGGCCGTGGCTCGTCCGGCGCGGTCGGCGAGCGCTCGCGCGGATCGCCCGGCCCACTCGGGGATTTCGCCGGGGGCGGGGATTTCACCGAGCCGCGTCGCGGCGGCGGCGTAGCGGCGGGCGGCTTCGGAGACGGCGTCGGGACGGCCGGGCACCGGGTCGAAGCCGAGACCGCGGAACTCAGCCATCGGCCCGGCCGGATGCGGGTGCGGGGGTGGCCGTGACGGGGTCAGCCATCGGCACGGCCCAGTTCGCCGGCCGCGGCGGCGTCCGTTGTCCGGTACGCCTGCGCTGCCGTCCGGACGTCGGCGGCCGCCGCGGCGAAGTCCGTTTCCACGGCCCGTATCCTGCCCGACCACTCGCCGGCCAGCACGGCGAGCGCGCCCGACACCACCGCCGGGCCGAGGTCGCCGGAAGCCGCGGTCTCGACCTGGGCCGCCGCCGCGGCGTGGTCCTCCGCCGTGTCTTCGAGCCGGAGCGCCAGCGCGTCGAGAGCCGCCGGATCCGCGTGGAAGCCGGTCATTCGCCGAACACCGGTGGGTACGCCGGGGGCAGGTCGTCGAGCAGGTCGTAGCCGTCGGCGTACTTGTCGCGGTGCTCGGTGTCCTCCTCGCGGCGCGTGCCCTGGCCGGGCGGGTACATGCCGTACCC
This genomic window from Amycolatopsis mongoliensis contains:
- a CDS encoding ESX secretion-associated protein EspG, whose translation is MARRTATAAGVILSHLEFDLLWEDLGPGGPPPYPFDVPAHGATHAERDDLGVRVFAGLTEVGLTDGDDVDPELADLFVLLGAPSLSVDALVLGEAPWRLLAAVRDAAGVLAVLDERDLVLEPLRPADLVPAVARMLGDLGAGPGDQLRLPRAAYSAAMDAYARGGYDAFERALGAAGITGRAVRPLATLVTAERYAAGQLAATGPAGRTPVLAWFDTAAGRYAVTPEDVAGEPWVMVTPADGAWLADRVARMVDDAR
- a CDS encoding helix-turn-helix transcriptional regulator, with translation MAEPQSMDVPASGYLVVRASGAAAARAAILGGSGDPEGIQLLLRCPVPRAVAESGAKLTYADATLHLQPSGVVLLTVAAAKLTLSFAELRPLMFRPVEVDAPLRALFAGAVAHVLAAGPRLDPHGLAHHLLGLAELVLRSALRVELDRVDALAARRREALEYMRAHLGEQSLSADKIAEALYISRRRLYQLFDDGQGVSERLKGLRVERAKALLADPAKAARGIAEIARDCGFTSAPHFSRTFRRATGRTPREFREQALRG